The window GAACTTTGTCTTGAGGCCTAAGTTTCTCAAGTTTGGAAAATTATGGACATAAAAAGACCAGATATACATCTCTCTATTCTCTGTGCATTCAGTCAAAGACTCAAAGTAAAATAATGAAGAGGGTTgaaggagagaaaatatttgatgCTTTGACATTATCTAAAAAGAGCGTGGGTCTAGAAGTAGAAACAtctattgaaaaattattactccaatATTATGTGCCTCCTTATTTCTAGCCTTCTCTTTTTCTGACTACCTTTGAATTTGAAACGCAAGTTATTATCGATTGGACTTACTAATGCTAAAACATGTTTTCATGACTTTTTCAGGTCCAACTATTCTCTTTTTCCAGGAAAATGCAGGCAGTATCCcttttattgttctttatTGGTAATTTGACAATGTCTGATGTGTAGAGGACAAGAGGTAGCTCCCAGTGTTTCGTATTTGGGAAGTCACTTGTGCATATCTTGTTGGGCCTTGACTAATTAATTACAGATATTGCTCATCGTCTTGAAATGGTTCGGGTTATGTTACAGCGATTGCAATGCAATGTTTTCATGCTTTCATACAGAGGGTGAGCAGCTTTTCTAGAATGCAGATTGCAACCAGAGTTTGTTATCCTTTTTATGTGTGTACTGTGTATCAACTTGCATCTAGTTCGAAGTGCTGCCTATGGAATACATGTATCATTTTCTTCTGAAAATGCTTTATCCTAGTCTAGTTTACCTCTTTCCTTACTATTTCTGCTCTTATTCTCCCATCCCCTTTTGATGGTATTCTCGGTACATTTGGTCATTATGTGCTTGcttatttaaatgaattagCTTAATTTTCTGCCTTGAAGTTTTCAGTTATGGAGCTAGTGATGGGTTCCCTTCACAACATGGCATCACTAAGGATGCTCAGGTTTGCCTTCTGCTCCTgatattttacataaaaaagtCTTGCAATCAATTCTGTAAGCCTTTACTTAGAGAGGACGAGGATTACCGTTTTCTGcagtgtttttatatttaattttaatttttttacttctatttttccTGGGGGTTGATATGGGTTGGATGCAACTCATAATAATTCATGCCATTTTCCCACTAAACAGGCTGCTTTGGACCATCTGGTTCAAAGAGTAGATATAGACACTTCCAGAATTGTGGTCTTTGGAAGGTCTCTTGGGGGAGCTGTTGCAACTGTGCTAGTTAGAAACAACCCAGACAAGGTAATATCACCCCTACAGGCTGAGAACCATTGTTCTTTTTCATCTTCcatactttttttattctctcccTCCTGAGTGATTTTGTATAGGAGGGGAAACCTTCCTTTGAATACTGGTGCCATATTGTGCATAAACTTCTGCTCTATGCATCTAAACTGCTCCTACAGATCAACTGATGTATATAAGCAACCGTTTCTTTTACCTTTATCATTGTacttataaataatactcatatCTTTTGATATCATGCTAATGGAGTAGATAGTGGCACAACTACGGATTGCAGTTGTGAACTTGTGATAATGtggattaaaaatttaaaatacacatTAACTAATGTGGAAGTTGGAATACTGTACTAATATGTATTGGCAGCATGCTCCATTTGCCTCGTACTTTGTACTTATCATTTCCTAGTTtgttctaaattttttaatgttggGAATTGGGAAATTGCATGTAAAATGCAAACTAACACAAACTCTGACATttgcattttacttttttatgcAGCAATGTTGGTTTTAATGTGTCACCATCTCCTCTCCTCAAACTTTCATATCCATTTAATTCTATAGTGATGGGTTGCTAGCCTTTTAGCATTTGCTTTTCATTTTCAAGTTTTAGAAATATGATGTAGTCTGGAACAGTTGCACTCCTTGCTTGACTCGCTCTATGACTAATTTTAGATACAATACTTTTAGCTTATATTGTTTCTGTCCTATtggagttagtgaaatgtacCCACCCCTTCTCATAGTATCATGCTTTCTCTGCTATCACAGGTAGCTGCACTGATACTGGAAAATACTTTCACATCCATTTTGGATATGGCTGGCGTTATCTTACCATTTCTGAAGTGGTTTATTGGAAAAGGTGGTTCCAAGGGTCCTAAAGttcttaattttcttgttCGCTCCCCCTGGAGCACCATTGATGTTATTGGA is drawn from Salvia hispanica cultivar TCC Black 2014 chromosome 6, UniMelb_Shisp_WGS_1.0, whole genome shotgun sequence and contains these coding sequences:
- the LOC125194472 gene encoding alpha/beta hydrolase domain-containing protein WAV2-like isoform X3 produces the protein MSGSPHLTASVSMLGSSSSPPIVKVQLFSFSRKMQAILLIVLKWFGLCYSDCNAMFSCFHTEVFSYGASDGFPSQHGITKDAQAALDHLVQRVDIDTSRIVVFGRSLGGAVATVLVRNNPDKVAALILENTFTSILDMAGVILPFLKWFIGKGGSKGPKVLNFLVRSPWSTIDVIGEVKQPILFLSGLQDEMVPPSHMEMLYAKAAARNQQCLFVEFPTGMHMDTWLSGGDRYWRTIQEFLEKTVPEKKDSGSSKAGIPNFKLRHHL